The window TCTACTCTTCCTGTTGCTACTGTTCCACGGCCTGTAATACTAAATACATCTTCTATTGGCATCAAGAATGGCTTATCTTTGTCTCTTTCTGGAGTTGGTACATAGCTGTCTACTGCATCCATTAAGTCATTTATCTTGCTGCACCATTCACAGCTTGCTTCTCCACATCCGCATTCTAATGCTTTTAATGCTGATCCAGATACTACTGGAATGTCATCACCAGGAAACTCGTATTCAGTTAGTAATTCTCTTACTTCCATTTCTACTAGTTCCATTAATTCTTCATCATCTACCATGTCTGCTTTGTTTAGGAATACTACTATATAAGGAACTCCTACTTGACGTGCTAGTAAAATGTGTTCTCTTGTCTGTGGCATTGGTCCATCTGCTGCACTTACTACTAGTATAGCTCCATCCATCTGAGCTGCTCCTGTAATCATGTTCTTTACATAGTCAGCGTGTCCTGGACAGTCTACGTGTGCATAGTGTCTGTTTGGTGTTTCGTATTCTACGTGTGCTGTACTGATTGTAATTCCTCTTTCTCTTTCTTCTGGTGCATTGTCAATCTGATCGTATGCTGTTGCTACTGCTCCACCTGTCTTTGATAAACAAGTTGTCATTGCTGCTGTTAATGTTGTCTTACCATGGTCAACGTGACCGATTGTTCCTACGTTAACGTGAGGTTTGTTCCTCTCAAATTTCTTCTTCGCCATTTCTAAAATCCTCCTTATATTACTTATTCTAATTATTAGGCTACTCCGCCTTGCCTTTTGGTAATAATCTCATCTGCAATGTTTTTGGGTACTTCTGAATAATGATCAAACTGCATCACATATACGCCTCTACCCTGAGTCTTTGATCTTAAATCTGTGGCATAACCAAACATTTCTGCTAAAGGCACAAATCCTCTTACAACCTGCCCTCCAGCTCTTGGCTCCATACCTTCAACTCTGCCCCGTCTTCCACTCATGTCACCAATTACATCACCTAAATATTCATCCGGTATAACTACTTCCACTTTCATTACAGGTTCAAGTAGACATGGGCTAGCTTTAGGAACTGCATTCTTGAAGGCCAGAGAGCCCGCTATTTTGAAAGCCATTTCAGAAGAATCCACATCATGGAATGAGCCATCTACTAATGTAGCTTTAATATCAATAGTAGGATAACCTGCTAGAACACCATTTTCCATAGCCTCTCTAATTCCAGCGTCTACAGGAGAGATATACTCCTTGGGTATAGTTCCACCTACAATTTTACTTTCAAATACATATCCTTGAACTTCTTCAAGAGGTGCAAACTCAACCACAACGTGTCCGTATTGTCCCCTACCACCAGATTGGCGTACATACTTGCCTTCGACCTTCACAGAATTGCGAATTGTTTCTTTATATGCAACCTGTGGTTTTCCTACATTAGCATCAACTTTAAATTCTCTAAGAAGTCTATCACAGATAATTTCCAGATGTAATTCTCCCATACCAGAAATGATAACCTGACCTGTTTCTGTATCAGTATGAACTCTAAAGGTAGGATCTTCTTCAGATAGTTTTTGTAAAACTATGCCCATCTTCTCTTGATCCTGCTTGGTCTTAGGTTCAATTGCTACATCAATAACTGGTTCAGGGAACACCATTGATTCTAAAATTATTGGACTCTTCTCATCACATAAAGTATCCCCAGTTGATGTGTCCCTCAATCCAACCGCCGCAGCGATATCGCCTGTGGACACTTCGGGAACCTCTTCTCTATGATTAGCATGCATTTTTAAAAGTCTTCCAACTCTTTCCTTCTTGCCCTTGGTGGCATTATAAACATATGAACCAGATTTTAGTACACCTGAGTAAACTCTAAAAAAGCCAAGTTTTCCTACATATGGATCTGTCATGATTTTGAATGCTAGTGCTGAAAAGGACTCGCTATCATCAGACTTGCGAACTTCCTCCATATCTTTATCCGGGTTGTAACCCCTAATTGGAGGGACATCTACAGGTGATGGTAAATAATCAACCACCCCATCAAGCAACGCTTGAACACCTTTATTCTTAAAAGAAGATCCACAAAAAGTTGGTATAATCTTTACTGCAATTGTTGCCTTGCGGATACCTCTTTTAATCTCTTCTACAGAAAGCTCTTCGCCCTCTAAATACTTCATCATTAACTCATCATCACTTTCAGAAACAGCTTCAATGAGTTTTTCTCTGTAAATTTTTACCTCTTCCATCATTTCTTCTGGGATTTCACTTTCATCACTCTTTGTACCCAGATCATCAACATAAATAATTGCTTTTTGCCTAACCAAATCAACATAACCCTTAAAATTCTCTTCTGAACCAATGGGCAGTTGTAAGGGCACAGCATTGGCAGCTAGTCGATTTCTAATCATGTCGACTCCGTTTGCAAAGTCGGCACCTATTCTATCCATTTTATTAATATAGGCTATTCTAGGCACACCATACTTATCAGCCTGTCTCCAAACTGTTTCTGACTGGGGCTCTACGCCACCTACTGAACAAAACACAGCTACTGCACCATCTAAAACCCTTAAGGATCTCTCAACCTCTACCGTGAAGTCAACGTGGCCTGGTGTGTCTATAATATTAATTGTATGATCCTTCCATATGCACGTTGTAGCAGCAGAAGTTATTGTGATACCTCTTTCTTGCTCTTGAATCATCCAATCCATGGTTGCGGCACCATCATGAACTTCCCCAAGCTTGTGTACTTTCCCTGTATAAAATAAGATGCGTTCTGTAGTAGTTGTTTTTCCAGCATCAATATGGGCCATGATACCTATATTTCTTGTATTATTTAATGGGAATTGTTTCGCCATTTTCTTTCACCTCTCTTATTTCAGCTGTCAGATAGCAGATGTTAGATGTCGGACTACTGCAAGAATTAGCCTAGCCAATTCCATCTAATGGTTGACCCCTAACTTCAAACTTCCAACCACCATCTTGCTGAGGCGGCGGCTAGTGTACCGGCAACCTAAGTTCTTACCATCTATAATGAGCAAAAGCTTTGTTAGCTTCAGCCATTTTGTGAGTATCTTCCTTTTTCTTAATCGAACTACCTGTATTATTGGCTGCATCAATTAATTCATTAGCTAGTTTTTCTCCCATAGACTTTCCGCCTCTTTGACGTGTGTAATTAGTAATCCAGCGGATTGCTAATGTTTGTCGTCTATCTGGACGAACTTCAATTGGGACCTGGTAGTTAGCACCACCTACACGTCTTGCCTTAACTTCTAATACCGGCATTACATTTTTAATAGCTTCTTCAAATACTTCTATTGGATCTCTACCTGTTCTCTCTTTTATGGTATCTAATGCGCCATAAACAAGAGCTTCAGCAGTACCTTTCTTACCATCTAACATAATCTGGTTTATAAATTTCGTTAACCTAACACTCTTATATTTTGGATCAGGTAAAACTTTTCGTTTTGGTATATAACCTCTACGTGGCATCCATTACCCTCCTTTACTAATGGGATGTTGGAAGTGGGATGTTAGAATTAGATTTAAAACCCACTTTTAGTAAATAATTTTTTAAATTTAAATTATTATTTCTTTGGTCTCTTTGTACCATACTTTGACCTGCTTTGTTTTCTTTCACTTACTCCAGCAGTATCTAAAGAACCTCTTACTATGTGATATCTCACACCGGGAAGATCCTTTATCCTACCCCCTCTAACCAAAACTACTGAGTGTTCCTGAAGGTTATGTCCAATACCTGGTATATATGCAGTTACTTCTATACCATTTGTTAGCCTCACCCTAGCAACCTTTCTCAATGCTGAGTTAGGTTTTTTGGGAGTAGTAGTATACACCCTAGTACAGACCCCCCTTTTTTGAGGAGAATTCCTCAAAGCTGGTGCTGTAGACTTCTTTT of the Desulfitibacter sp. BRH_c19 genome contains:
- the fusA gene encoding elongation factor G (EF-G; promotes GTP-dependent translocation of the ribosome during translation; many organisms have multiple copies of this gene); protein product: MAKQFPLNNTRNIGIMAHIDAGKTTTTERILFYTGKVHKLGEVHDGAATMDWMIQEQERGITITSAATTCIWKDHTINIIDTPGHVDFTVEVERSLRVLDGAVAVFCSVGGVEPQSETVWRQADKYGVPRIAYINKMDRIGADFANGVDMIRNRLAANAVPLQLPIGSEENFKGYVDLVRQKAIIYVDDLGTKSDESEIPEEMMEEVKIYREKLIEAVSESDDELMMKYLEGEELSVEEIKRGIRKATIAVKIIPTFCGSSFKNKGVQALLDGVVDYLPSPVDVPPIRGYNPDKDMEEVRKSDDSESFSALAFKIMTDPYVGKLGFFRVYSGVLKSGSYVYNATKGKKERVGRLLKMHANHREEVPEVSTGDIAAAVGLRDTSTGDTLCDEKSPIILESMVFPEPVIDVAIEPKTKQDQEKMGIVLQKLSEEDPTFRVHTDTETGQVIISGMGELHLEIICDRLLREFKVDANVGKPQVAYKETIRNSVKVEGKYVRQSGGRGQYGHVVVEFAPLEEVQGYVFESKIVGGTIPKEYISPVDAGIREAMENGVLAGYPTIDIKATLVDGSFHDVDSSEMAFKIAGSLAFKNAVPKASPCLLEPVMKVEVVIPDEYLGDVIGDMSGRRGRVEGMEPRAGGQVVRGFVPLAEMFGYATDLRSKTQGRGVYVMQFDHYSEVPKNIADEIITKRQGGVA
- a CDS encoding 30S ribosomal protein S7, translated to MPRRGYIPKRKVLPDPKYKSVRLTKFINQIMLDGKKGTAEALVYGALDTIKERTGRDPIEVFEEAIKNVMPVLEVKARRVGGANYQVPIEVRPDRRQTLAIRWITNYTRQRGGKSMGEKLANELIDAANNTGSSIKKKEDTHKMAEANKAFAHYRW
- a CDS encoding 30S ribosomal protein S12; its protein translation is MPTFQQLVRKGREVVEKKSTAPALRNSPQKRGVCTRVYTTTPKKPNSALRKVARVRLTNGIEVTAYIPGIGHNLQEHSVVLVRGGRIKDLPGVRYHIVRGSLDTAGVSERKQSRSKYGTKRPKK